The Aedes albopictus strain Foshan chromosome 1, AalbF5, whole genome shotgun sequence genomic interval ACGGGTTGTACcggtttattagaaaaaaaaaaaacgaataatgtTGTTCTCCTTTTTCCTCCGTAAAAAAGTAGTCACTTACCGTACAAGGGACGAATGAAAACATTCTTCATCTGTGTCAGTCGCAAAATTTAGCGCTCTGCATGAGATTGAGGACACGGTATCCGTCTGCTGGTGGATGGTATCGGCAGTGGCCAGACTTGCTATGAGATCGATCGGTAAAATTCACGACGGCGTCAACTATTTTTACATGATCGTAAGCTGGACGAACCAGGGTAGATATGGTGATGACGATGTTGCCAAAAATTTCCTCCTACGCGGCCgatacccagattttgccaccagcatcagtaacccagatttgagtaaaggtgcctttactcagattagagtaactgcagttttgctcaatctgggtcgctttgacaccaatctgggtaactgagggttagcgtgtatagGATACTGcaaagccgtgcactgacagttcagcgagcttgtttagcTTGGACTTAGTCTGTGGTGAAGATCCggaaaaactgtttttcgatgCAATTTAAGCAAAACGGTAGTTGGACGATTAattttgtactagtagagttgaatataatcgatatttccgtatcataatggttacgagacggaaaacgtaaatttaattttcaccgctcgttaaaaattctaacaccttgtaaacaaacTCGCTAAACTGTCACACAAAGTGGATcagtgcttgcagtaccctataggATTGAAATCATAACGGATCGAATTCTAAACTAACAACAAAGTCCCGGGCCAGACATATCGATGACTATCCAAAGTTTGATCCGCAGGTAATTTACAGAAATGTGCATTTAGTTCAAATATTCTAAATTTTTGCGTTTCTTGCAGATTGCTTGATTTTACTGAAGAACCCCGCACGGGTGGGAGAATCGGGTAGAAGCTGTTTGTGCATTTGTGCGCACAGGGAGGGAACCAACAGCACACGACATTCTGCAGAGCATCCTATCCCGAATATTCTGACAAGGTGCGACTTCAAGCTGTATTATGACGAGGAAGTGCTCACGCCGCCAGACCAGCCACTGTCTCACCTGCCGCCCGTGCTGCAAATGAATGGGACTTTGCGATTCCGTGCTGTTTGAGTACATCAGTTCCTATCAAACCGGCATAGATATGGCAGTGGTATGTCCGATTTGTGCATTGCTACTTGGAGGTGATTCCAGCCTGGTTAAAGACGATTTTACCGGTTATCTGGATTTAGAACATCGGAGCTATTCACGGGACCAAATTTAGTGTTTAGATAATCTCTCCGCAATCCGACATGGAGACGTATAAAAAATCCCTAATTCTGGTCTGACATTAGGAGGACCCCACGCGAGGCGGCCCAACATGCCCATTAGCTTATCAGGCGAAGGTCTCTCCATGCTGTACCCCTCCGACATCTCTGGATCCCATCACCTAAATCCCGCAGCAGCTGTCGAGTGTTTGTCGCGACGGTGTCCATATGTCGTGCTACTGCATCTCCATATGTCGTtgaattttcaattttatttaccataaaaaataaataatttcatttttaggtttgtttttatttgttctgccttatttcattttttttttcaaaataaaaaatgccACATCCACGCAGTACAAAACTAAACCTGGGTTAAACTAAgctaaatgagggggttagaaacaaaggggtgtaagtgacaaaaacccagttTCGAATAAATAAGGTTAAAAGTttctcaccaatttttcatcccatacaaaatgtatggagtttcaaaatcgtcccaattttctccgatttattgtaattttttcatcatcgtaaaaataatcttaaaaaagttcctgaaagcttgaaatgtgAATAATTTTAAGATATGCTCagatcaaaatcgacaaaatggtcacttacacccctttgcatctgggcccctcaaatataCTAGCTACTAGTATACGTTTAAGTTATATAAGGCCAGTTTGACTAGGTCAACCAGGCGAATAGTATTTTTCAGTGAGAtttgagtttttattttttttttctgagtgagGATGTAAACCTACTATTtagctttgattttttttctggatgaattcattaGTTATCCACGGTAAGGTTACTATTTTGGATACTTCCCGCTATAACTCCTTTAATTTCATATCAATCTATTTGAATTTttctacacggctagatactgtacgtatctaatCTTATCAATCAATATTAGAGTGTACGTATCTAATTAGGTCAATGGCCTAAatttgagttatagcggaaagtgaCCAAAATAGGACCCCCGGCCCAAATAGTCCCGTACCCTACTATGCTATGTATTGAAATTTAGTTTCTCGCACGATACTCATGAGGATATATATATACGTAAATTTTTGGCGTAGACTTTgggcagaccccccccccctttccccaaaaagtctacgtaatTTATAAACGACCCCTTAGTtttaatttcgcaaaaaaaatacAATCAAAGAATTCACTTACCACGAAACAAAGACTTTCGACGGAGACGGCGGAGTCAGAACAGGGTCGGTGGTATTCCGTCGTTTGACCGAGCCGGAACGGGATCGAACTGGTACGGGAAAGTCGGGAAAGCGCCTCTCTacgtctacgtgatttatgaacgatCCCTTAGTTTCAATTTCGCAAAAAGAAAGATTATAAATAAAATTCACTTGCCACGAAACAAAGACTTTCGACGGAGACGGCGGAGTCAGAACAGGGTCGGTAATATTCCGTCGTTTGACCGAGCCGGAACGGGATCGAACAGGTACGGGGCGAGCAATGAAGAGGCACGGCACGGATTGATGCAGTCGGGCCGGCACGAAATGGAATCGGACGGTGCCTGCGTCGTTTGGTGCTGCAGAAACGATAACTCGGGACGGGACTGGTGTCGTTTGACGCCGGACAGAAACGAACGAAGCCGGAATTGGACGGATCCGGGGCGAAGGATGACAGCCGCCGTCGTTTGTGGTAGAACGGGAATGATGGCGTGCAATAGGATGCGTCTGCGTCGACAGAAACGGACGAAGCCGGAACGGGATTGGACGGATCCGGGGCGAGGGATGACAGCCGCAGTCGTTTGCGGTAGAACGGGAATGATGGCGTGCAATAGGATGCGTCTGCGTCGACAGAAACGGACGAAGCCGGAACGGGATTGGACGGATCCGGCGCGAGGGATGACAGCCGCAGTCGTTTTAACTAGAACGAGAACGATGGCGTGCAATCGGATGTTATTTAGAAATAAGTACATTTTTGGCACTTTTTTTATACTTACCGGTTTCTTTAGGAGAAGGCTTCTGCTAACAATACACTAGAGAGCACAAAAAAATACATAATTATTGAATTAAAACCAATATTTCCATTAAATTAATGGCTtcttacattttttccaccattcACAAACGATGCCGCACATTGAATGACCAcgttttgacagatacgcgtaacgcttgataattttcatgatttcgagCTCATGAAAATGGTTGCACCGAATCATAATATTAGTTGCTCGGATCCGACAATAAAGATTCGTGATCATGTTTTCATAAAATGACCGACTTTCATGTTTCATGATTTGTGAATCATGAAAGCgggatcagatttgtttccgtgtgctaaaatgtcatctaacagctcttagaggttttgatcgtcttttttcagaatgatcccactgtggcgGCAGGGACATAGGTAGGCATGGTTCAGccacctgtggcggacgtaaaaatatccgttaaagtagggagggtCAAGGTAgcctggtgcgtatgtcatctgacaatTCACGAGCCatccggaggtttgtttcaggtgtgtGGAACCAGAACACAagccatgggactgcaaaggccttgataggagcaaactgtgtaagaAATGATGCGCTGAAGGCCATAAGCTAACAGGATGCACGAGTCcatccatttgtctgatttgtaccgggaaatccatgaacaacaggcatccaacgccAACGGGTGGTTCAAGTTACCCGCCCTTCAAGAaagccccaagcaacacactctGTTGCTTgggccgcagtgaacaaatcacagtgcagataacgcagctgaacctgaatcactgtgacgcaGTTCAGCAACAGtgtttgtcaggcagtttctgaaaagggaacggatatcgccatcatagcggacccatacggagtacccgccggcaacggcaattgggtcgcggatgggtccagagaaatggtggcgatatgggcgacgggtaaataccccgtgcaggagttggtgtctactacctacgagggcttcgtggtcgccaaagtaaacggggccttcttctgtagctgttatgcgccttcgcggtggccgatcgagtagttcacgcaaatgctggaccgcttaacgaccgtgctaacagggcgaaggtcggtggtaatagcgggtgactttaatgcctgggctgtggaatggggaagccgtttcacgaaccatcggggtcagatcctgctagaaacactggccatcttagatgtcgacttgggtaatgtcggtaccaagagtacctttagtcgaaacggagggGAGTCaatcattgacgtgaccttttgtagtcctggcctaacaagtagttcgaaatggagagtagatgatggctacactcacagcgaccacctggcggttcgctacagtatcgactacaacaacagcagacagcggatagaagaagaggcggctaggccaaggccaagcccttgcaggtggaagacatcatacttcgacgaaggggtatttagggaggcgctccgccgtgagcgaaacttaatcggtttagacggcgaagagctggtagcggtgctctcacgtgcgtgtgatgcgaccatgcctaggcgagtccaccctagaaatgggaggccaccagcttactggtggaccgacgcgattgcggacctgcaccgcgcctgcctacgggctaggcggcggatgcagcgagcacaatcagaggaagagcgaaacgaacgacgggtggtgttcgctGCTGCAAAAGTCGcgttgaagaccgagataagggcaagcaaaatggTCTGCTTTGAGAGGCTCTGTCAGAATGccgatgcgaatccgtggggtgatgtcaACAGGATCGCGATTGCCAAGACGAGAGGAGTGatgactcctacagagcaatctccagagatgttggaggggatcatcgaggagcTTTTTCCACGTCATAATCCTAGTCCTTGGCGTCCGTTCGTTGAACAACCGGGGACTGAGGCTGGCGGGGACTGAGGAGAGTGTAACCGATATGGAACTTTCTGGGATAGCAAAGACCCTTAGCATAGGTAACGCcccggacggagttccaaacgTGGCCTTAATTGTAGCAGAGGCTCTCGAGATGTTTAGGTCTGCTAtgtgggaaactggctaagcgccagcatgctaccttggtggactccccaaagcaagtcaacgatgttcgttgctgcagactacacagctaaccttgagggtgctttgtacactagcccctctctgaagcaatgccttcttggtggttcaggAGAGACGaaaggtttggcgaccatgggaatgttgtttagttaaTATCAGCAGAGAAcattcaacggctgcaggtcttcagcaatagatgcctgcggtaaagaattcgtgtatggtggcctcacaatggggtctccaacgtggagttccatcgtcgatgtcatcaaaagccgacagtgacagaaattcgggagcgaaagtggaggtgggtcggccacactctacgcaggggcgggaacgaaatgtgcaaacaagcgttagattggcacccagcaggacatcgcaccccgtagcagaggcagatccagaggctcatggcgatgCAGCCCAAATAAAGGATGTCTACAGAAATTTGAGCTGACCACATGTCAAGGTGGTAAGTAGGTAAGTTCTAGGACGACTGATCGCTCAAACACCCTTGCTTCTCAGTATATATCAACTTGAAATTTAGGTTTATCTAAACAACATAGGACTTACCATGTACATCCTAGATGAagacatatacaggggatagacaaaatgatcgggacatacaaaattttcactttccaaaaaatgttcaactagctgtaacttttcgaaaagtgcatcaaatattctcaaaattttactgtaagctcttcaactagttgtgtatcagtgaacaaaatttggaaaagatcggacaattcttcacgaagttataaagatttttgataaAGATaaaactatccgatagccaaatttgagctgttatatctccggattaaatgaaccgattgcattggaattttgaccattcatgacttatataatgaattctagaaaacatttgacttaacttgatatTTTTAACAGGCgagaaagttatagcgattttatttttttcacggttttttagtaaattggtatatttttaatatgcatcccattactttttgaatttattggtggctatgttgttactttccttcaaaacgcatttatacataagtcaattagaggaaaactaaatgaactataatttgcatctttaaTTTctaaacgatgttgatgttttggataatttggtgttttattagcaaAATATTCTATTCGttgtaattttcttccgtgttaaaaatattaagttaagtcaatggtttttcatagctcattatataagtcataaatggtcaaaatttcattgcattcggttcattgaatctggagataggggaaattacctattctcggccggtttgttctcttcgtcttagggagttttttgaaacctattgaactcagagttggtctgaaatccttcccaactaagataaattatatggccaagtttcaggcaattcggctgacaaaaaccccccatgacgaagagaacaaacctgccgataatacccattctcaccctataacagctcaaagttggctatcgaataattttaccttttttcaaaaatctttattacttcgtgaagaattgtccgatcttttccaaattttgtccactgatacacaactacttgagaaacttacagaaaaaaaatgagaatatttgatgcacttttcgaaaagttacagctaattgaacattttttgaaaagtgaaaattttgcctgtcccgatcattttgtctatcccctgtaagctGAATCGAGTGGCTGAGACGAAAACGATGCCAAACGAAAAAATTACGAAAGGCTTCAAAGGGCTGGACACTTAGAGCAACAACGATGTATTCCGATATAATtataatgaaaattttaattgTACCTAATGCTTTGAAGACATGCTACAGCATCTCATCTCTATCTATACTAATCTCAGTAAACTGTATCGTTTACACCGGACATTCATGGCCTCCAGTCCATTATTTTAATCTGTTTTTATTGACAAGATTTGCCCTACGCCCTTTTGAAACTGTTTATTCCCTCACTCCTACCATTACAAGAACCAACAACACGATGACCAGTGCCTACGCATAGTCCGTTCTATTTTGATAACAACCCAAGAACAAACCGGAAAGGCGATTTCCAAGACTCCTTTACGTAAGCCGACTAAGACAGCTGCAGGCAAGGATCGAACCTCTCCGTGCCACAGCAACAGCAACATGTAAATCTACCTAACATAAAATAACGATAAAAAAGATTTCCCTCCAAGGAACCATTCGGTGGCGGACTGAAGGAGGCTTCACATCGTCATCGCCACCGCCATCCTTATCTTTAAATACTCTCCGATGGATTGTTCCAGAGCGGTAGCGAATATTTAGGGCTTTATTGAGAAGCCGTCCGTCCCCTTCGCACCTCCGGCACTCCGATTTCAACCGGGATTCGGATCACTTTAtttatgatcaaattttgaaTACATTACCCGGCTGCGCCCAGAAGTCGACAGTATCCGGGACCTGGCTGGAGTCTGTCcgactccgaaaaaaaaaaaacaagacaagTGGGGCTATTTTTCACCATCCAAGATACAACAGGAAATCGTTTCGGCTCAGTCAATATTTTCAGTTTTATTGCTCCCACTCCACTGCTGAGGCGAAATGAATATGTGGCTACCACGAGTGCGATGCGTATGTCCAAACAAAAACCCCGAAGACGAAGACTCAATCTCGCACGCAATCATATCACCATGAGCATAAAGCATCCATCAAGTGGCGGCGGGCGGCTGGAACCAAGGAATGCCATTTCCCTCTTTTCCGCTGGGCTTTGAAAGCCGAAGCCTCGAAAGTTGGCGTTCCAAACGAAGGCATGCCGGTTGTCACGCGGAGAAAAGAATGAATGGCAAAGTATCGGACACAGAACATTAATTTCACCATGCGGACCCCGTGCAGCAGCAATGGAAGAGTGTCATTTATCCCGGAAAGTTTGGCCATTTCCGCGTTTGGTGAagtaaatcataaaaatatccttTCTTTCCGGATtgaggaccgtttgcatgctgtgAATTGTTTTGTTACATACTATCGGATCGAGAACCATGCGTCATGGGGCAGGAAAGTTTGAAATTGAGGGGGAATCTAGGTCAAACCAAATTAAAGCAATTGATGTTTGACCGAGcaccacgatttttttttattgaactcGTAacatgtacatacatacatacaacgccattcagatgctgatcgaagtgctgcttcaatctttcgatcacctcacgtccgtccgtcaagcggcctccgtccttatccctgcacatttcggctcgcggcacgaagccgttgcgggatgcgttgagcttctggtagaactttcgtgtttcttgggaacggcacagcaattccatttcttcacactccgctttttTCAGGCCCCGCTTTTCTCCCGAAACATGctgatctgctgtttccgcttttgtttgtaacgttccacattctgtcgggtcctgctgcagcattaccgcccgcgctgcgttcttctacaccaaaaccgttctgcacgcttcgtcgaaccaatcgtttcgtagattccgttccacgtacccaatggtactctcggctgcgacgttgatggctgctttcactgtactgcagcagtcctctagaggggcctcatcgagctcgccctcgtctggcaacgcggcctcgagattctgcgcgtatgctgaggcgacatccggttgtttcagtcgctctaggttgtaccgtggcggtcgccggtaccgtacattgttgatcacggagagttttgggcgcagtttgaccatcaccagatagtgggtcggagtcgatgttgggacaacgataggtcttgacgtcgataatCAGAACGTGGTGgatttgagattccatctgcttttgtgatctccaggtgtaacgataagggagacttcaatggaaaaaagtgctacgtatggccatgtttttggaggcgtcgaaatcaatgagtcgtaggccgtattCGTTCGTCTGCAAGTGGATGCAGAACTTTCCAATCGACGGTCTGAATTGCTCCTTCTGGCCtaccttgatcctcaacctgcacattctttcgtcgatcagccaccaaccgaacacgcgcctctgcatatcacccatcacgatgaaagctgttcccttgACTGCCGcacctctggtagatggtatgattacctctaaccgTTCGCTCCATGGATCCTATCAAACACACCTcctgcgctacgatgccgaacccgcggtccttcagtatatcggcgagtatgcgggtgctcccaatgaagttgagagaccgGCAGTTACAAGTACTGAGTTTCCAACCTATAATTCTGATTCTGATTTTCCATTATTAATGTTTTTACGGCtgactcgtagggcctgacaccaaccccctactttccggtggaccatagtgcacagttgagcttagggtcctttcctggcactcggacattcatcagccacccctaacatgagaatcagacgctattgtgagccgctcctcctggaaaacagacgcacaggtttgcagaagcaaaccctcccttccctgtcagcctacgaccaaagttcccaccggggttccCATCCATTCCCAGTCATCTACCTACACATTGTGCCCCTATTGAACATAACCCTTCTGAACCTTCCAAGagaaagatgattgaaggatccTAAGTAAGATAGAAAAGGAGAGTCAGGGATTCAACCCATCACCTTCTGTATACAAATAAAAAAACGATAGCTATCACACTACCCAGGCCGTCATGCTACGCCAACAGAACTCTAGCTAGAGGTAGTAcagtagcgttgggcaattttgaaccgatgttcgcaacatcgatgtttttgttccgattaatcgatttcgagggtccactaaatcgaggcatacctgtatatctcaggtttctaaggaaattcctctCAGTAGTCCAAGTGACTctttctcatgattctggaggaatccttcgtaTGGTCTAGAGAGACtttttcagggttctagcgcattcttttcaggattttaggtcagcccatatttgggttacaaacattttttttagaatccctttcagcattctagatgaatttcttaataatgtggaagatcccctcttaggatcCCTGTCCACTGTCCaggttctggggcaatctctttcaggattctaatgggatgtctttcaatactgtagGAGAAGTTTTCTCagtattctaggagaattcctctcagtgtTCTGGATGAATCTGCtagggagttctggggatatccgagtaagtattctgggagaatcccgaggaaaaacttctctccggattctgaggcaatccatcgcaggattctgagacaatccatcACATGATTCAAGGAAGAAGTCCTCTAaaggttctgagagaatccatctcagaaaactagAGTTATCTCTCCCAGGGTTCTagggaattccttaataaaattcagggagaattcctaatggaaaagtctttctctcttttctgggataaggtctgtCAGGATGATAATTTTcaacattttgaaggaatctctcaaagaattttagACGGATCCTCAGAACTATGgaagagtttctttaaaaatgctggaagaatttttctcagtagaattatatgggaatacctatcaaaATTCTAGgtaatctctggattctaagggaattcatttcacgattttggggtattccctaccagaGTTCCCAACCAAGgatgaaatccctttcagggttctaagaaatttctgaatgatctgggtagattcctctaaagattctggaagaccctcttTTAGGATCCCACTCGGAATTCTGACGAAaattttctcagcattctcaggaactcctctcagacttcctggagaatcatactcagcattctcggcattgtggtgaaattcctctcagaattctggggggaTCCCATTCTAGtggcatccttctcaggatactGCGTAAGATTCTTCTAAGATTCTgagggaatatcactaagtattctacGGGCACACTTCCCAAGGTTCTCTAAAAATTCGGTTTTCTGGGGTAAGGTAATCCCCGTCATGATGTTAGGGAAatgtctctcaagattctggggaattggTCTcatgattctgaagaaattcttgggattctgggctatatttttcaaaattctggGGCACtctctttaagaattgtcaagtattgaagaatttctcacgattctgggcagaattctgtAGATGGAgattggagaatccctcgcatagattttgtgattcctcttagggttcgcaAGAAATCCTTTCCagcattctgtttttttttgtaatctggagcagttgctgccagaaatccctttcaggattctggaagaatccctcttagtaatcagggaaaattctTGGTATGATTATGGGAAGATTCCCTTGACATTGttgtgtaataatttaaagtattctagagaaaGCACTCTCAGAGTTCTAGAACAATCCCATTTAGGAGTTAAGGGGAATCCTTTCATAAATTCTGAGGGAGTGTATTTCAGGAATCTTTTCTATGGCAGTCCCGCAgtgtattttgagggaacctttctcaggattctgaagtaatccttcttaggattctaagctactcttttcaggattctgggccaTTTATTTTGAGTTTCTTGGGGAAATCATCTTAGAAtttcgaaaatctttttttttttgtgagaatctctctcagtatacTAAATGAACTTATTTCAAGAATGTGGAATAATCACCCTTGGATTTCGTCTTAGGATTCTAGGATAATCCCTCTTAGGACTCTGGAACATTTTGAGTGAATCccaaggaaaaacttctctcaggattctgtgacaatctatcacaggattctcaGAGGATTCCTCTCTGGGCTTTGAGACAACCCGTCTCATAGATACCTGTGGAGTAATCTGTCTCAGAAAAAtgagagagaattcctaccaagataccggaagagcctTGTTTTCTTTTCGCTCCGGATTCTAATGTTatcttttcagcattctgaagaaatctctctcataattctagaattcagaattctggaggagtctctttaaagatcatggaggagtttctcTCAGCAGTATGGGGGAATTTATCACAGTACTATATTGGTATAAGTACTTCTTAGAATTCGTGGAAATGTCAGGATCTCAAGATTTTTCTTCCGATTCAACAATATTAAATTTCATATGTTTTGTAGAATGCACTGTCTCAGCGTTATTTCCATTTTCGTATCAGAGTAGCGAAATGTTCGATGTACAATctaaaattttgatattgaatgtaCTAATACAAATAAAATAACATGAACTTGCAGTATACGAATCATTTCATAGttatgtaatattttataatatcgaatcggtgtggaaacatcgatt includes:
- the LOC134286529 gene encoding uncharacterized protein LOC134286529; translated protein: MYLFLNNIRLHAIVLVLVKTTAAVIPRAGSVQSRSGFVRFCRRRRILLHAIIPVLPQTTAAVIPRPGSVQSRSGFVRFCRRRRILLHAIIPVLPQTTAAVILRPGSVQFRLRSFLSGVKRHQSRPELSFLQHQTTQAPSDSISCRPDCINPCRASSLLAPYLFDPVPARSNDGILPTLF